Below is a genomic region from Nitrospira lenta.
GCCGGCATATCCTCCTTCCTGAAGTCGGCGGCAAAGGACAGAAGAAGATCGCCAAAGCGAAGGTTCTTCTTGTCGGCGCCGGAGGTTTGGGCTCACCGGCGGCGCTCTATCTGGCCGCAGCGGGCGTCGGTACTGTCGGCTTGATCGACAGCGACGTGGTAGACCTCACGAACTTGCAGCGACAAATCCTCCACCACACGTCCGATGTAGGCCGTCACAAAGTGGTGTCCGGAAAAGAAAAGATTCTCGCACTGAATCCCGACGTCATCGTGAAGACCTACGAGGAGCGCTTGACCGCGGGGAATGCGCTCAAGATTTTCAGCGAATACGATGTCATCATTGACGGCGTCGACAACTTCACGGCGAAGTTTCTGATCAACGATGCCTGCTTCTTTGCCGACAAACCGTTGGTGCATGGCGGCATTCTTCGCTTCGACGGCCGTGTGACGACAATCATCCCAAGGAAGTCGGCCTGCTATCGTTGCGTGTTCAAGACCCCGCCGCCGGCTGGCCTGGTGGCCTCCTGTCAGGAAGCGGGCGTTATCGGCGTGTTGGCCGGAATTATCGGGACGATTCAGGCGACGGAGGCATTGAAGCTCATCCTCGGAATAGGGCGGCCGCTGACCGACCGGCTGCTC
It encodes:
- the moeB gene encoding molybdopterin-synthase adenylyltransferase MoeB, whose translation is MEFTEEQINRYSRHILLPEVGGKGQKKIAKAKVLLVGAGGLGSPAALYLAAAGVGTVGLIDSDVVDLTNLQRQILHHTSDVGRHKVVSGKEKILALNPDVIVKTYEERLTAGNALKIFSEYDVIIDGVDNFTAKFLINDACFFADKPLVHGGILRFDGRVTTIIPRKSACYRCVFKTPPPAGLVASCQEAGVIGVLAGIIGTIQATEALKLILGIGRPLTDRLLDFDAKKTLFREIKVKRNPHCALCGDHPTITELFDDGDPFAGCAVRP